From the genome of Parabacteroides sp. FAFU027:
GTAAATCATCACCCGGAGTCACCGGAGTTAGTACCAACGGTACATCTCCAAAAAAGCGAACCAGAATAAAGTAATAGTGGGCCCGCAGGAAATAGGCTTCACCCAATACTCTGTTTTTCACGTTTTCGCTGATACTCATACCCGGAACCTTCTGCAAAATAATGTTGGTACGCAGGATTCCCGGCCAGGGACCACGCCACAAGTCCAGCACACCCTGATTATCGGTTGAAGTGATGAAGTTTGCTTCATCCTGAGTCTCGATACCATCCGTACCACCTCCTGCACCCACAATACTGTTTCCGGCCATGATGTCGGTCGTCCACATACGCATGTTGTATAGTTTAGGCCATTGCAAAGGCTGATAAGCACCATTGATCGCAGCAATCGCATCCGCCTCTGTTTGAAAGAAATTAGAGGTGTTGATCGAATCTTCGGGCACTTTAGTAAGAAAGTCACTGCTACACGCTGAAAGTAATGCAGCGAAAAGTGCAACTGAAATATATTTTTTGAAGTTCATATTGTTTTCTTTTAGAGATTAAAAGCCAAGATTTACGCCCATGCTAAATGTGCGGGTAACAGGGTAAACATTGTTGTCTATTCCACTGGTTCCCACTTCGGGATCAAATCCTTTGTAGTTGGTGAATGTAACAAGGTTCTGAGCCGACAGATAGATTCTGGCCGAAGAGATAAAGGCTTTAGCCATTAAGTTCTTGGGCAAATTGTATCCCAGTGTCACATTCTTGATTCTCAGGTATGATCCGTCTTCGATAAAACGATCGGAAGGACGGGTGTTTTTGTTCGGATCATTGAATATAGCTCTCGGCATAGAATTACTGGTTCCCTCTCCGGTCCAGCGGTTCAATGTCTCTACAGTTTGATTTTGAGCAACCGCCATCGCCTCACTCCAGAAACGGTTGGCGTTACAAATCCTATTTCCGGCCACTCCCTGTAAGAAAATGCTCAGGTCAAATCCTTTGTATGAGAAACTGTTGTTCAATGCAAAGATGACAGTCGGATTAGGATTACCGAGATACGTACGGTCTTTATCATTGATCACGCCATCGTTGTTGAGATCCTTGAAGCGGATATCACCGGGAGCAGTACCACCCACCACCTGTGTAGCGTGATTATCTACCTCAGCCTGATTCTGGAAAATGCCGTCGGTCTTAAAGCCATAGAACATGTTAATCGGTTGACCGGCCTTTATCAGAGCGAGGTTTTGATTCAAACCAATACTTCCGCTCGACATCGGTACGGTATCGTTGATGCTTTTCACTTTATTCTGGTTGAATGAAATATTGAAGTTTGTATTCCATTTCAAAGCCCCGGTCAGGTTTTTGGTATTTACCGTAATTTCAACACCGCGGTTTTCCATTTTACCGGCATTAATCGAAGGCACATAGACGTCTGAGTAACCTGTAGAAACAGGAACTGACATCGGCACCAACATCTTGTCGGTCTGTTTCAGGTAAGCATCTACAGTCAAATCTACCCGTTGATTAAACATCGATGCATCGAAACCGATATTGGCTTGTTTCTGGCCTTCCCACTGAATGTTGGGATTCGGCATAACCGTAGGAACTACGGCCGAAACTGCTGTATTATTGAAGTTATATTTTACGATATTCAGTTGCGAAGCAAATGAATAGTTTCCAATGCTTTGGTTACCGGTGATACCGTAACCGGCACGGATCTTAAGGTCATTAACAAAGGTGACACTTTTGAAAAAATCCTCCTGAGAAACACGCCATGCCAATGAAGCTGAAGGGAAAGTTCCGTATCGGTTATTTTCACCAAAACGGGATGATCCGTCCCGGCGCAGTGTTCCTGTGATCAGGTATTTGTCTGCATAAGCATATGTAGCTCTACCCATCAGTGAAAACAGGGAATTACCATTTGTACTTCCGCCTAAGGTAGGTGTCAAAAGACCATTGCTCAACTGTTGGGTATTATCACTCACGAAGCCTTGTATCGAACCGTTCATATAATCGTAACGGTTATCCTGGGCACTGGTACCGGCCATTACTGATACGCGGTGCTTCTCAATCAATTTTTCATAGGTCATGTAGTTATCCCACACCCAGTTGATATTTTTATTGTATTGTTCTCCCAGGTAAGAATTGGCCTGAATCTTAGAACCCCAGCTGTATTTAGGAGACCAGGTACGTGAATCCCAGAAGTTGGCTTTCACCCCCAAAGTAGATTTGAATTTCAGGCCTTTCAAAATTTCCAGTTCACCAAACACCGACCCCATCAGGTTATAACCTTTGGTTACATTCTGTACCGTTTTGGCTGCTCCGATCGGGTTGAGAATATCACCATCATACATAGGTATAGATCCTGGTCCGGTATAATTACCACTTTCGTCGGTAATTGCCTGAGTAGGCAATGCCAACATCGCATCACGGATACTGTATGATCCGCTCGGTTTAATGTCATGGTTCAACGTCAGGCTATTTCCAAATTTCAACCGGGATGAGATTTTTGTATCCGTGTTGATCTGAAGCGTATAGCGTTTAAAGCCCGTATTAATCACAATACCATCCTGATCCAGGTAGTTACCCGAAACATATACGTTCGTATTTTCACTGCCTCCTGAATAAGACATCGAGTAATTTTGCATGGCTGCCGTACGGAACATGGCCCCCAGCCAGTCGGTACCTTTGCCCAGACTGGATGGATCGGCAAAAGCCGGATTAGTAGTGATACCCGCATTTCCCAAAATATCATTTTCCAGCGTTGCAAACTGCGATGCATTGAGCATCTTCACCATATGGGTTGCATTCTGGATGCCATAAGAGTAATTGAAATTCACTTGCCCCTTTCCGCTTTTACCGCGTTTAGTGGTAACGATGACAACTCCATTAGCCCCTTGCGAACCATAAATAGCGGTCGCCGAAGCATCTTTCAACACTTGTAACGACTCTACATCATCCATATTCAGCTCATTCAGCCCTCCTGACACAGGAAGTCCGTCAATGACGATCAGCGGGTTATTATCATTGATAGTACCTGTACCACGAATGCGGAAAGTCGCATCACTACCCGGAGTTCCGGATGAAATGACCTGTACACCTGCCGCACGTCCCTGCATGGCATCACTTACGCTGGGCACAGGCAATGATTTCAGGTCTTCGGTCTTCACAACAGAAACAGAACCGGTCAAATCTTTCTTGCGCTGGCTACCGTAACCAACAACGACTACCTCATCGATCTTTTTAGATTCTTCTGCCAGGACTATTCGAAGCGGAGCTGTTCCTTTTACGTCAACCTCCTGTTTAATAAACCCGACATAAGAGACCTGTAACACCGGATTACTTACCGCTCCTACTGACAGGGTAAACTTCCCATCTACATTAGTGATTGTTCCTGTTGTGGTCCCTTTGACCAGAATACTGACTCCAATCAGCGCTTCGCCTTTGCCATCGATCACTTTTCCGGAAATAGTTTTTGCTGTCTGTGCAAAAGCTCCGGTCGAAATTAACAGCATACACCATAGCATTACTATACTGCATAGCCCTTTCTTTTGATATACCATTGTTTTAGAATTTAAAGTTGACACGTTTATTTTGGGGATTAGTTAGATTTAGATTTACTCATTCGTTGATGATTTGATTTGGGAAACCATTTCCCAAAGTTGATTTCCCTTGTGTGAAGTTTGTTTCACATTAAGTGATGTACTCTTTTTTCATAGTTTGTAATTTAAAGGTTTGTAATTAGTAGTAGAAGGAGAATAAGCTTCACGGTTGTTTTTAATTATCCTTGTCTGAGACAATTGATTTGACCGTTGTGTTTCTTCAACACAAAATTATAATCGGATAATGCGGATAAATTTCTTTGGAAACAAAATGTAGTAAATACAAGACCTTCAAAACACCACAAACCTTGTTATCAGACTCTTATACAACAATCAAGAAGAGGACATTGTAGTAGAATTGCAATAAAAAAAGCCCTTGAGAATGAAATCCCAGGGGCCATTTTGAGGAAAAGATAAAATATAAAGGAAAAATATGACTGGTATTTGAATATGAGCTCTATGACTTCTCACCTGTTCCGATCTTCATCACCTGATTTTCGAATTCATCGCGTGGACCGGCTGCTTTATTTCTGATTTTAGTCCGGTAATTATAAATGGTAGAAAGTGAATAACGCAAAAAGTGTGAGATTTTCACACTGTCAGTAATACCTAGTCGGATCAATGCAAAAATGCGAAGTTCAGTCGTCAGATGCTCCCCCGGTTTTGGAGTTATCTTTTCCCCTTCTGCTAATAGACTATTAAATTCTTCAATGAAATTTGGGAAAAGATGCAGGAAGGTACTGTCAAAGTTAGAATAAAACTCGGCCAACTCATCTTCGATGAATTGCTTTGACTTTATAGCCTTCATCAAATCTTCCATTCTACCAGCCGTAGCCGTTTTGTTTAACTGGCGACGGTATTCGTCCAGTTTATCAATATAGACCGAGCACTGATCCATATAGCGACCTATATATTCTTCCTTGATCAGGCTGGCCTCCGAAAGCGTGATATTGGTATTTTTGAGTTGTTCATTGGTTTCTTTCAATTCCTGATTCAATGCACTCAACCGGTCATTCGCCGCACTTATCTCTTTTCGGGCCTTTGCCAGATTCTGCATATGCCGGTAAAGCGAGACAATAGCGATAATCAAAAACAGAGACAAGACGCTGATGCTGATCAGGAAAATAACCAACTGGCGCTGTCGGGCCTGATTCTCCCGAGCATAAGCATTATCGATAATGGGCATCATCTGCGATATTTCGTAGGTTCTCAATCTTGCTTTGCAAAAGAGAGCATCATCCAGCGAACGTTTCATGTACTTGTAGGCCCGATCTATATCACCATCTTCGTACAGAAGATATGCGAGGCTACGCAGTGAGATATATTCTTTATTGGCTGACTGTAAATCTGAAATAGCGGAAATTGTCAACCATTTCTTCTCCTGTTCCCGCTCCTTTTTCCCATGATAAGCCTGCGAAATACTATAGGCAATGATGGCACGGTCATGATTCTCTACAGGTATAGTGGGAAAATATTCAAGTAACAATTTCAATGCGGCATCGTAATTTCGGTTTACGATTAGCCGATCTGAGTTCACCATGATGTGCGTACTTGATCTTGGAGGGTTTGAGACAAGCAGAGAATCGCGATACCGGGCGGTTAACATATCATAGCGCACTTTTTCCTGATTGGAAACTGCATAATCTGACATAGACCCATAGATGGTCCGATAGATATGATAATAATAAGCTTTCAGGTCCGGTGAAGACTTTATATCAACCATCCCCAAAATATCGATTGCCTCCTTATACATTCCGACAGTACCCATAATGGCTGCCAGATTCAGGCGCGCATCTGTAATATTCCGCTTGTTATTTAATTTCTCCGCTATTTGCAGCTTCTTTCGGGCATATATTAGAGCTGAGTCAGAAGTATAGGGACTGTATTCGTTATAAAGCTGACCGCAAATACTGTAACGCTGTTCATCGCTCGGTGCAATCTTCAATAACTCTTTGAGCCGACTGAGTTTATCTTCTTTTCGTTGTCCATAAATCTGATAATTGTCAATCGTTTTATCCAGTGCATATAATAAGGAGTCTATCTCGTTCCGGGCAAAAGTGAGAAGGGGTATAATAACCAATAACAGAGTTAAGGCTTTTCGTTTCATGGTTCGGTTGTTTTTCAAAACAAATATAAGAAATTCTGCTGACAAGAGCCTGTCTAAATTTTATTGCGGTACTTTGCGTATAGTCTAACTTTCATCTATTTCCAACCAAGCGAAAGGGTTTCGCCTTGTCAAACACAAGAGTGTTGCCATATAAGAGATTGGAGTATATAAAAAGAATAACACCGTAAGAACTGAGATTTCCGTACGCAACAAAAAAACATAATTTTATACACTTTCAAAGAAACACCAAATCAAGCCGCTTTAGGCCGCTTTACAGTGCGAGACTTTTGTGTGCGCATCCGCTCTTTTCGCTCGTAGAGAAAGGGACGGTAGCTAAATATGAAATGTTTTCACACAGCCTCTCATAGAGCCGTGGGGGAAATGGAGAGTAGAAAGATTACCTGACAGCGACAGATGCTAACACGCTGAGATCGTGAGGGAATCATCGCAGTACGGTGGATTAAAAGGACTGGTGTTTGCACCCTGCTATCCTGTCAGCATCGGAGACCTGACAGCGATAAGGAAAAAGCTACACCCCCCTGAATATTAGAAATCATGGTATATGTTATCACTCGCCGATAAACATAAAAAAAGGAGAAACAACCGGATGCTATCCCACCATTTCTCCTTGATCAATTTATCTGCGCTACCGTACTAAGAAGCTGTATTAATGCCACTTGTCCCCAACCTCCCCAAATCCGATAACTATCAGATGGGGAGAAGTGGTGCAAACAACACTGGATCTCTTTAAAAAAGTCTCTAAAAGTGCTGAAATCCGCGTTCTTGCTGCGGCAAAGCCCCCATTTTGAGAAAATGTTTCAGATCAAAACTTATACTGCATCCTCAATGTGAGCACATCGTCTTTGACGTCTTGATTATAGCCTGTCAGATTATGGGTAGTTTCATTGATAACCCGTTCGTAGTAAGCCATCAGCTTCACGTGGTCGTTCATGCGGAAAAGATAACCCAATCCCCACGTAGCATAGGCAACATCCGCCGCTCCACTGAAAGCGGATGTTCCAATCTCATCGCCACACAATCGGGTATTCGGGTCATACCAGTCATATTTAAGGGTAAGGGTATGTTTGGTATTCAGGATGTCCTGCACCAGATGAATGTAACCACCTGCAAAAGGGCGCTGATAAGTATCGCCCGTCACCACGTTGCAAATGCCGGGAGAGAGGGATTTTGCAGAAGTACCGGATTGCACACCAAAAACATACTCACTTCGTAATATAAGTTTACCCAACAACCAGGTACGACTGACCTGCCCTTCCAATCCATAATAAATCCGATTAGCAAAACGGGAGGTATCAGTAGCGAGTACAAACTGCTTACCGGTCATCGAGTAATAGCCTTTATGATTAATCACTTTACCGAGGTAAAGTGAAGAGCCCAGACTATAATTCAGTTTATGTGCAGATGCGGCATAGGTGAGGTGAGCAATTAAGTCCTTGTGATTATCGGCATCCTTGTCCAATCCATTTCCGGTCAGGAATCCTGTTTCCAGCTTCAGTCCCGATAATTTACTCTTAACCGTCGGTTGGAAAGTAATCACCACACCGAGATCTTTATCATCCGGGAAAAGAGTCTTAATGATGCGGCTTTTCTCGATCGACTCCAGATTGAAAGTGGCAAAAGGCACTTCTATACCGAAAGGGTCGCTAAACAGACCGCCTTTCAACGAAAACATCTTCAGCCACGGCTCCCGCACATGAATAAAACCATCCACCAGCAATACTCCCTTTTCCGTCAGGTCACATTGCAGGAATCCCATGCAACCCTTGTCTTCATAGGAAGTGATGATGCGGCCGCGACGGACACCGATCCGATTATAGGTAGATTCGTTCAATTCGCTGTTAGGCAACTCCCCTACCCGCTGAACACCCGCCTGCGGCGATGTACTCCACTGTACGTGGATAAATCCGCCAACATAGAGCTTTTTGTTTTCCTCCAGTCTTTTTTCCAAAGCGGAAATCCGATGAAGAAGCGAATCAGAAGAAATCACAGGATTAT
Proteins encoded in this window:
- a CDS encoding SusC/RagA family TonB-linked outer membrane protein; the encoded protein is MVYQKKGLCSIVMLWCMLLISTGAFAQTAKTISGKVIDGKGEALIGVSILVKGTTTGTITNVDGKFTLSVGAVSNPVLQVSYVGFIKQEVDVKGTAPLRIVLAEESKKIDEVVVVGYGSQRKKDLTGSVSVVKTEDLKSLPVPSVSDAMQGRAAGVQVISSGTPGSDATFRIRGTGTINDNNPLIVIDGLPVSGGLNELNMDDVESLQVLKDASATAIYGSQGANGVVIVTTKRGKSGKGQVNFNYSYGIQNATHMVKMLNASQFATLENDILGNAGITTNPAFADPSSLGKGTDWLGAMFRTAAMQNYSMSYSGGSENTNVYVSGNYLDQDGIVINTGFKRYTLQINTDTKISSRLKFGNSLTLNHDIKPSGSYSIRDAMLALPTQAITDESGNYTGPGSIPMYDGDILNPIGAAKTVQNVTKGYNLMGSVFGELEILKGLKFKSTLGVKANFWDSRTWSPKYSWGSKIQANSYLGEQYNKNINWVWDNYMTYEKLIEKHRVSVMAGTSAQDNRYDYMNGSIQGFVSDNTQQLSNGLLTPTLGGSTNGNSLFSLMGRATYAYADKYLITGTLRRDGSSRFGENNRYGTFPSASLAWRVSQEDFFKSVTFVNDLKIRAGYGITGNQSIGNYSFASQLNIVKYNFNNTAVSAVVPTVMPNPNIQWEGQKQANIGFDASMFNQRVDLTVDAYLKQTDKMLVPMSVPVSTGYSDVYVPSINAGKMENRGVEITVNTKNLTGALKWNTNFNISFNQNKVKSINDTVPMSSGSIGLNQNLALIKAGQPINMFYGFKTDGIFQNQAEVDNHATQVVGGTAPGDIRFKDLNNDGVINDKDRTYLGNPNPTVIFALNNSFSYKGFDLSIFLQGVAGNRICNANRFWSEAMAVAQNQTVETLNRWTGEGTSNSMPRAIFNDPNKNTRPSDRFIEDGSYLRIKNVTLGYNLPKNLMAKAFISSARIYLSAQNLVTFTNYKGFDPEVGTSGIDNNVYPVTRTFSMGVNLGF
- a CDS encoding DUF6377 domain-containing protein, which gives rise to MKRKALTLLLVIIPLLTFARNEIDSLLYALDKTIDNYQIYGQRKEDKLSRLKELLKIAPSDEQRYSICGQLYNEYSPYTSDSALIYARKKLQIAEKLNNKRNITDARLNLAAIMGTVGMYKEAIDILGMVDIKSSPDLKAYYYHIYRTIYGSMSDYAVSNQEKVRYDMLTARYRDSLLVSNPPRSSTHIMVNSDRLIVNRNYDAALKLLLEYFPTIPVENHDRAIIAYSISQAYHGKKEREQEKKWLTISAISDLQSANKEYISLRSLAYLLYEDGDIDRAYKYMKRSLDDALFCKARLRTYEISQMMPIIDNAYARENQARQRQLVIFLISISVLSLFLIIAIVSLYRHMQNLAKARKEISAANDRLSALNQELKETNEQLKNTNITLSEASLIKEEYIGRYMDQCSVYIDKLDEYRRQLNKTATAGRMEDLMKAIKSKQFIEDELAEFYSNFDSTFLHLFPNFIEEFNSLLAEGEKITPKPGEHLTTELRIFALIRLGITDSVKISHFLRYSLSTIYNYRTKIRNKAAGPRDEFENQVMKIGTGEKS